Below is a window of Scylla paramamosain isolate STU-SP2022 chromosome 39, ASM3559412v1, whole genome shotgun sequence DNA.
ggtggtggggaaggggtcaccactcccttccccactcctcggaGGACGAGCCCCGCTCCCTCGTCCTCCGCAGGGGTCGTGGCTCTCCTGGCCTCCTTTTGCCCCTCCTCCGGGCTGGGGGCCGAGACCCACAGGCCCAGGCCAtccttccccgggctggccgccaccacctggccagcctctggggcggggcaggtctcgtgccctgggctggccgccaccacctggccagcctcaggggcgtgGCTGGCCTCGTCCCcagggctggccgccaccacctggccagcctctggggcgggaccggcctcctgccccgcctcggggacgcggacagcctggtcctcctgggggggcttggggcggctgcccactctcttgctgttgcaaaagagcacggggcagccctgcccctgccccccgTGGACACCCAGACCTCCGGCCAGGCTGAAGTACAAAACGGCGTGACGCCCCGCCGTAGTGTACCTCAGTCCGGCCAGGAGGTCCCTCAGGGGCAAGTCCTGGCAGAAGACTGTTTCGCCTCCTGCCAGGCACTGCACCCTGATGGGTGTCTCCTGGTCCAAGGCGGCCAGCTTGTCCATGTTCAGGCTGGCCGCCTGATCCGACACGAGGGGCTTCGCCCCCCCCTCGGCCCCCTTgccggaaggtaaaggaggccagagagcgcctccccctcccacagcagccccCTGAGCGGGGGCGGGACAGCCTCACGGCGTCCACGCCACACTCGCCCAGGAGGCTCAGCCTTGCCTCCACAGACAATCGACTGCTTCTAATCCCCATTCTAGTtctcatgaaattaaaaatgtaccttggttcagttttggctgagtggcgaaaagtaggatggtggtgaacagaccgcttgagagagagagagagagagagagagagagagaaagagagagagagagagagagagagagagagagagagagagagagagagagagagagagagagagagagaagagagagagagagagagagagagagagagagacagagagagagagagagagagagagagagagagagagagagagagagagagagagagagagagagagagagagagagagaggttgattgattgatatattttgtttgccttttgtaacattaatgcatttctgcatttcatacacagttcaatacgtaaggccaggtccatcaagccgaagcttttatacag
It encodes the following:
- the LOC135092358 gene encoding uncharacterized protein LOC135092358; this translates as MDKLAALDQETPIRVQCLAGGETVFCQDLPLRDLLAGLRYTTAGRHAVLYFSLAGGLGVHGGQGQGCPVLFCNSKRVGSRPKPPQEDQAVRVPEAGQEAGPAPEAGQVVAASPGKDGLGLWVSAPSPEEGQKEARRATTPAEDEGAGLVLRGVGKGVVTPSPPPQRQLPQPGKARQGRGRAGSRLSHGLWDNLLAIAQTLSLTLVVYSALLEYFPD